TACACAAAGTATGTCTCTAATTTTCTATCTACTAAAAAAAGGAGGAACTGTAAAATAAAGgttagaaatataattttattcaatcattatatatttatatatatttacatgtctgtttttatatatctttagtatatatattttatatgtttaaCTGATTTAGTAACTGATTTGTAATGTATACATAACATACTTGTTTTTTTTATGGTATCTCTTGCTCTTTTTTTTCCCCTTAAATTTCTGATATgagataaaaattaattattaaacatAGTATAAGCTATTGTTGAGAAACATAATTAGAGGCAGGATGAATAATGAAATAGAGTATGTTTATATGCAGCATGCACATGTGAGGGAGCTATTTATGGGGCACTGGCTCTTATTGGGTTTCCATGCTTGTATTCATGCTTTTACCGCTCAAAGATGAGGGCACAATATGAGTTGCCAGAGGCACCTTGTATGGACTGCTTAGTTCATTTCTGTTGTGAACCTTGTGCTCTCTGTCAAGAATATAGAGAGCTAAAAAACCGTGGAATTGACTTGAGCATAGGTAAGTCTTCATTCATCCCGTCTTATATTCAATAATTtcgttttttcttttctcttgttTGTGCGATTTGACTTAAAGTTgtacttgaaaaaaaaaagttaagaaATCAATTAGAATAACAGTCAACTCTGCCAACTACCATATAAATCGCAACAAAAAAAGTccaacaatataaaaaaaatatctcatAACATCATTCAAACTTAACCCTAATTTGATTTTTTACTATtactcaaaattaaaaaaacaaccgcatctctctttctctttcatcCTATCCATGTCGTACTTCATTTGTTCCGGTTAGCTCTGTCGTCGGGGGACATACTGCTGCACCTAATAGTGACAGTCAATCTTCTGTCGAAGGAGCCGCTGTGCCTAGTACTGAAATCGACGTCCAATACACACATGACGGGAGCTCCTTGGCAGCGTTACTGCACTGCACCACCTGACGCCAACCTTGAACGGACGTCCGCCAGTGTCCATCCCTGCTCCTGGTGCATAGAACGAGCAGCGCTATAACTGTTATTTGCCGCCGATTGCAAGGTAATGCATCTTGTGTCCGATgtcattttctcaattttttgaaaattttttccATCTCGAACATGTAATTAATGAtcgaatttttttaatgataaaCGGATGTTTGTGTTTGTAAAGATTCGGATGTTTTTTGTAAGGTGAAAACTTAGGTACTTCAGGTGAAGTTGATAAACGACTcatcaattatcaacttcacgtgaagtcgacttccCCTGGATTTTcgcctttttttttaatatactaCTCCCTTTTGAGGATGTTTCTTTTTGTGGagatttggatttttttattagaCTTGGATATTTCGTCTGTAAAACTTAGAATGATTCTGCTGTTAAGCTGTGATGTTTCATTTGttaaattttggattttttttttatcttaaatttaagATATTTTGATGCATGTTGGCTTCGCACGGTGCATAAAGGAGTTGCGGTGGAAGGTACAATGACAGTGCGACCCGGTTAAAGATAAGGTACCGACGATGCGATGAGTGGATGAGATGGGACTTCAAGTTAACTATGCGgttacaaatttaaaatccccttttttttaaaaaaaaagttgtttaAGTTAGCTAGTATTCTAATTGATTACTAGTGTGATTGTTCACGTAATTctgataacaaaaaatattgaaaactttgaaaacgAAAACTAAACTGGCCCTGGAGTCTCATTTTGACATTTTGTGGTTACATGCTCTGATCATTGAAGCTTATATCACTTTTTTACTTTTTGACAATGAATTGGGCATAGGGTGGGAAGCCAATGCTGCAAGGCAAGGAATTATAGTACCTCCATCAGTTTCACCAACCATGACAAgatgaaattgaaaaatgaaATCTATTAGGATCGgagttttattttaatatttttagctACCACCATTGAGCACGCATATAGTTGATGGTGTTTTCAACTGCTGGCTCTATATACACTAAATACTTTTGCAGCTTGGTTAGTTTGAGCGTTTTGGACTTTTGGTTATCAAAATTCAATAGCAAAAAGGAGATAATTTGAGTtccaaattatattttatagGTAGCTAAAAAGGAGATTATTTGAGTATTTTCCGTTCAGTAACTAAATAAGAGTAAAATATTTTCAGTTTTGACTatttatccaaaaaataaaatatttttttacaattgaaaatatttaattGATCCTTAATTATTAGACTAGTTATTTGGATAATTGATGAtcgattaaaaatttttaaattgtagAGAAACATTTTATTCTttagataaatataaaagatttatatatatatatatatatataatatggcGTTTGACGTATCTATTGACCATTGATCTCAGCTACGGAGTACCTAATTTAGCAAAGTTGTTTATTTTTAGAGTAGGTTTCATTTTTGGAGTAGTTGATTTCTTTACTGAAAACTTGAAATGGATGAGTTATCTGTATTTAGTGGTGAGTATATATATCTCCTCCGAAAAAAGAGCGAAGGGCAAACAGAATTTTATAAGATGagaatagaaaaatattagcaGTGAATGCATATCGTTACCAAAAAGGAGAAAATATAGAGATGCATCTTGCTTTTTTCTAAGCATGGTTGATGGGAAGCTTCCAATGTGTGCATGGATGGAAATGGTGTCGAACTTTGGTTTAGCTGAGCTTAATTCATCCCGTAAATAGATGGTTCAAATTTaactttttctttatgtttaaGTTTGGCTTGTTTAAAAGTCCTCCAATTCACAAatctatttaaaaaatttattttgtaaattataactcaaaacaataaatttaaGGTATAGTCTATGGTGGCCATAAATTTTGGTGTCTATGGTTGCTATGAACtttacaaaataatattttcaaccaaataaaatgaaaaattgaaGCACCTTTcacttttattaataaataatgacatgtttattagtgtaaataaaagaaaaaaattagaccatttatcatattttttgacaaaaaaatgaTCTATCGTTTTCTCTTGTCATCGGAAATGGAGTCGCTACCAATgcccaaaatttaaaaaatgatagTATCTAAAAATACTTAcattacattaatttttttctcacgttaataaataattatttatatattttatttttaattaaaataatcattttattctgcaataaaaattttaaagtcTAAAATTActgttattaattaaattttaatattagtaaagtgaaatttaaaattattaattacaaaaaagaaaagtataagtagataatgaaaatattaatgCAATGTAAGTATTTTTAGATActatcattttttaaattttgggcATTGGTAGCGACTTCATTTCAGACGACAAGAGAAAACGATAGATCATTTTTTTTGTCAAGAAATATGATAAATggtctaatttttttcttttatttacactTATAAACATGTCACTACTTATTAATAGAATTGAAACGTgcttcaattttttattttatttggttgAAAATATCATTTTGTGAAGTCCATAGCCACTATAGGCACCAAAATTTGTGGCCACCATAGACTacaactaaatttaaaaaatataaattgatattaaatatattttaaaatttataattcataattataaatattttttttaaaaaaatataattttaactAGTTTtgactattattttttttattttgttttgtaattaatatttgtaaatagttaaaacttaaaagtctaaactaataataatttatttttaaaaaaattattttgacgAGTCGactcaataaatttataaattttttttaagtctATGGCttaacttttttaattaataggCTTTTTAAAAAGTCAAAATTTGACCTacttaaaaaaaagaagacaaaTAGTACCGAACCTAAAAGAAGCCAAACAGGCACAAACTCCTATCGAATAGCTTGACTCACTTTCATCTCTAAGATGAATGTGATTTTCAAAATAACTATGCTACATGAAGTAATCATCAGCTcgtaaataatataattaaattgtatagattgatatttataatcaaaatatagataaaaatataaaatataaaattagttatttttatttataaaaactTATGGTCAATTATTTTGctaaaaaagttatatataaatatataataattaattttttatatttatatattattattctttttacAAATTTATCTTCTCAAGAAATCATACAAAGGCAACATTATATGTTacagtttatttttttaagaaaaaataaataaattttttcttttataatttactgtcagataaataattttttttgaataaagtattattttagttctcaatatttaaaataaattttaatttggttcataatattttaaacattttatttatatttcaaaaGGTTTTAAATGAGTTTAATGTTGTACTACCGTTCAATTTAACACCAATAATTGATAAATGGGTAATATGCACGTCAAAATGTTTTTAGTCATACATTCTTATTTTTGTGTATTAGAGAAACATaaccaaaattattttgtaacactTTCATTTTTTGTCTTTCTTTTTGTACAAAATCTCAAATCCTAGCAATCAATCGTTAACACCCtagaattaaataaaaagtttttaCATTAGTGATCGTTGGTAGACCAATTTTATTTACGAACTGAAATCGAACGTCTTATTGACTTTTTAATATGCTAATTGTTTGTGTCAAATTTAACGGTGggataatattaaattttaaaactttgaGACTAAAATAAAGTGTTTGAAAAGCTAAGGGATAAATTAAGATTTGTTCCAAACGAATAtggatttttaaatttatagtATGGGTTTTTATTTACGTATGTGTGTACGAAAATCTGTTCATTTGCTACGAAAAATAAGCATATTGGATTTTTTAGCAAGTAATCCAAATAGCTTAGAGATTAGTGTCCAATTTTTCCTCTCAGATATTTTGAAATTCTAGAAGTTAGAACATTTTTAATAGATTGATATCATGGACTCTTCAAGGAATGTTACCATTTGCAAGTATGCAATACTCTTTATAGTGAATTTGGAGATAAAGCGAACCCCATTTTTTTTtcgggttttttttttttttgtgtcagGATATCTATGAGGTCAAAAATCTAATGATTAATTCTTCAGCTATTGCAAATGTATAAAGTGGATGGTTCTTCAAGCAAATAAGTTCCATTTCTATCCTCCAGTAAATATCGAACCCAAAAGAAATGGTTAAAAATATAAATCCTCATCTATATGTGCCAATTTTCGTTGGATACCTTCAACAATCTATACGTGTGTAATTGTACCATACTACAAACACTAAGGTCCAGCTTTATTTTTTGTACATAAACATGCACAACAAAGGCATATGGTTTTTATTGAGTTGCTCCTAACATCAACCTCAAGACATGATAACCATAAGCATCTAAGCAACTCTCCTAGACTGAGTCATCATGGTCATGAACTCGTCCATGTTGACCATGCCATCTCCATCGGTGTCCACCGCTTTCACCATCTTCTGGCAGTCTTGAAGGCTGCACCTTTCTCCCAGCCTCCTCAGcatctcttgaatttcttcTGCACTTATCTTCCCATCACCATTCTTGTCAAATGTCCGGAATGCGCTCTGTATATCAATCGTCCTAACCCCACCACCCATCTTCTGAGCCTCCATGAACTCCTTGAAGTTGATGTATCCATCTCCATCCAGATCGACCACCCGGAAAATATTTGGCACCTCTTGAACCATGTTCTCCATGCCCAGAGATCTCAGGGTGGCCTTGTACTCCTGCTGAGAAATTTTCCCATCTCTGTTGGAATCAAATTTGTCAAACACCTGCTTCATCTCATCTACATTAGGCTGGAAAACAGCCTTCAAACCCGAGTTTTGTTTGTCCCTCGAGAACATCCGTGACGGCTTCCTCAGGTACTTCCTCTTTGAGAGGCTGTATTGGAAATCAAGAAAGCTTGTTGACATTTTTCTACTACAGTGGAATTGCTTGCTTTCTCAGCTGTGATATGGCATGTAACAGAGGAACATTGCCTTTTATACTAGGCAGAGAGAGAAAAAGTTGGTAAGACATCTCATCATGCCAATCTTTTACTTTAGGTTATTCCTAAACAATATGCAGATGACCACGAAACTAAAGATGCCAAAAGGAGATGTAGGGGTCCAAAATATGAAAAGAATATGGTGTGTTAAAAGATAGGCACACAGTTTACGGAAAAGAATACATTCCCTCAAAAAGAACCAAGTGTGCTCTTGTTATATATTCCTTTATGGAGATTTTTCAATCTAACCAATGTTGATTTACATGAATATTTTGACCCATAGTTTAGAAGAATATTGCTCATCAAGATTGAATACAGTATAATTTTCAAAGGAGAAAAAACTAAAAGGTTAAAAAAAGCTGTGTCATCATGGTGGTTTTCCATTATCCTAATCCTCCATCACGTCGATGTCCTTGCGAGCTGTTATCTTCTGCACATATCCTGCAAATGAAATACGCGGACGAGTGAGGCCAACTTGACTAATCATAAAACCAGATTTAGAGCAAAAGTGAAGAATACATAGCAGAAGGAATTTCAGAAAGTTGACACAAAGTTAGGCCACCCAAGATTTTTCCTTAATTTGAAACATCATACATGTCCATCAAAGGAAAAGGTCCACTAACATAACAAAATACCTATACCTCTGATGAAAATACAATTAAATACAGCCAATAATAATGACAtgaaacaatatatatattaaattcaTCCTGAATCAGGACAAGTTCCTTGATCAGTACCATTGAATGTGTACCACTTGAGATTTACCTTCTCCCTATTACATCTTTTCctttccccccttttttttcctATGATTAACATGTATgtgttttaaaaaaatctcaCAAAACCAAAGCCAAAAGCCACCAAATTCTAATACAATTTACACATAACACTATAATAGTGCTATGCAAAATAGAAATATGAAGCATCACATGATTCAACATAATATTGTATTTGAATACTCTAAAGTAGGCATGCTTGTAAAAGGAGAAATCAGAAGCTAACTACTCTATCAAGAATTTCTATTGTGAGTGCATCCTATAAAAATCCAGGTCCAATTGCTCTTCAAGTGATGATTATGCAAGATGTCATTTAGGATGCTCCCTATTTCCTTATAGTttggatttggatcctctaaatgACATTGCTTGTAAAGTGAGAAACTGAGAATTTAAGAAGAGAAGTCTGCAACCATTAAGAAGGAAAGCCTCTGAGTGTTCACTTTACAGATTAGAAAGAAAACAAGATAAGTCAAGTACTCTTTTCACATATCCCACAAAATTTAGTCAACAAAAATTGTCATTGTGGCGGCGTGGGGACAAACTCTTATAAGTCTTATAAAGTTCAGATTTTATGAAACCATATTAAAATGACATGATATTAATTAGAACTACATAAATGCCATTCGCACTATCAATTAGCAGTTTACACACCACATAGAGATAATCTACTTTAGAAGCAGAATAATTTTGTCCCAACTCATTGATGAGTTAAATGAACAACTCACAGATCTCTTTCATACAAATATTAGGAGGTTATTTGATCACAAATAGAGCAACATACTAAAGAGGTGACAGAGTTTTAAATCTGATATAATGTTTAAACTAAACTTGAGACCCACATTTCATGTGACATAACACATATTGGATAGCATGCAGTATATTAAATCAAGGTGCTTTCAATTCCAAAGGAGAAATAGTGAAACTTTCTCTCCATGCTACATGTTGTAATTTAAAATGTTCACTAGAAAACAGTATTACATATCTAAGAGATAAACTTTTATCATGTGAAAAAAtctttctttaaatttaaatactTCGATATTTTTTCCTCAAATTTTAGTAACCACTCTTCTACCACTTTTCTATACTGAAAAAGGTTAAGATGACacaaaactaaattttaataaagaaaGTTGTTGCACAAGTAACAATTAATGACCATTacaaataggaaaaataaaTCAAGAATCACGAGTCATGAATACACAAGGCCCTCAAAGAAACGGGTGCCTAAACCTAAGAATTCCGTGTAACAAGAAAATGAACCTGTTCAAAACAAAACCTAACTAGCATTTGATTGAAGCCACTAAATAAATAGATAGCATACAGTAGATAAATTGTTGAAACTCGAAATTGAGTTCTCCAAAACCCCCTTTCCCACTCTTTTCTCCCTTTGTTTTCCCTAAAGAAACTTCTGCAGCTTGAGAAGCTGTAGCAGAATAACAATGACTAAAAGGTCTTATCCAGAAAAGTACAATGTGGGCATTAGGTGGGTTTGGGGTTGATTTAGATTTatctaatatattataaaaaaaattaaaaaataaaaattccctAACCAATGTTGATATGACCTGAAGAGTTTAATCATCCTCTTTGAGATATTATTTATGTTGCATTGACCTAGGCTATGCTTTGAAAGATGTAAAGTGGCAGCACAAAGCGGAATCCAATGGAGTTAAGCTTCACTATTtgcatattttaaaatataggATGGAATGATATAGTGTTTGACGGAATTAATTTGGGTGAAATGACTGGAATGGGATTGAACTTGGATTTGGGAACTGGAAGTAAATAACTACCAAAAAAGTTCCCATCCCACAACGCAATGGAAGCTTGAAGCAACTCCACGTTTCATTCCACTCAAAATGATTCCATGACATTAATATAGTAAAAACCTACCTAAAATTATAAATCTCAGCCCTCTCAAACATTCCCTCATACACCTACTAGTCACAAAATGGAAACATTAAGAAGGTATGGAGATGGCAATGTTGAACAATAGCATTACCAATTCCCATGCAAGGAATGCATTTGCAGGTAACCTCTTTCCCTCTTTTGTTATAGTAGTTTACATATCCTGAACCTTGGCAACTTCTGCACTTCCCAGTCCATTCATAAACCACCTCTTTACAATCCTAAACACAACAAGAACAATCataataaaatcaaatcaataTCCGATTTTGAGCGACAAAGAATGAATTAAGAAACTAAATTCTTTAGTGCAGTTAGGTAAAATTACTCGAAATGAAGTCGAATTTACCCTAAATTACAGCTCAAAAACACAGAATTTcgagaatgaagaagaagacgacCTCAAGATTGGGATCGCATTGAAGGCGCTTATCGATTTCATCGGGGGAAACAGGGGAGGAATCAGGGTAAGTCATGGGAAGAGGGAGAGGATCAGTGTTGTCCCACAAATAACTCTCTCTATTCCGAGACCACTTCTTTTCCTTCGCCTTCACTCTCATCTTCCCTTCGTTCCCGCCACCGCGCCTCGCTGCTGTTCCGCCAGTGACTTCGTCCGAGGCTCCTCCTCCTCCAGCTGCTCCTAGACCGCCGGCGACGGCGGCGGCGGAAGCGAGGGAGTGAAAGAAGCGAGGAAAGGAGAGGTCTCCGGCGGAGGCGCGAGCTCGGAAGATGGATGTAGGGTttgaagaagggaagaagagagaggttGCGTTGGTGTTGGTGGAGAACATTCGAAGGAGTAGCAGAAAGTCAAAGTCAAAGAGAAGAGGAGGGGGTTGTTGAGAGCATTTGAATTCTGGTAATGAGAAAGTGATTGAAGAAGTAGAAGATATATTGAACGGAGCCAATGGGTTTACCGAATCTACTACTTCTACCGTTCTACTGGACTACTAAGGG
This sequence is a window from Arachis stenosperma cultivar V10309 chromosome 10, arast.V10309.gnm1.PFL2, whole genome shotgun sequence. Protein-coding genes within it:
- the LOC130955188 gene encoding cell number regulator 10-like isoform X3 — protein: MSMYPAVDEAETYAIQGHNPGGYVIPAPAVPNYGTSHPYAAPYLTGGIRGPLRLQRWSTGLCRCFDDPANCVVTCFCPCITFGQIAEIVSKGTSTCTCEGAIYGALALIGFPCLYSCFYRSKMRAQYELPEAPCMDCLVHFCCEPCALCQEYRELKNRGIDLSIGWEANAARQGIIVPPSVSPTMTR
- the LOC130955188 gene encoding cell number regulator 10-like isoform X2, translated to MSMYPAVDEAETYAIQGHNPGGYVIPAPAVPNYGTSHPYAAPYLTGGIRGPLRLQRWSTGLCRCFDDPANCVVTCFCPCITFGQIAEIVSKGTSTCTCEGAIYGALALIGFPCLYSCFYRSKMRAQYELPEAPCMDCLVHFCCEPCALCQEYRELKNRGIDLSIGAAVPSTEIDVQYTHDGSSLAALLHCTT
- the LOC130955188 gene encoding cell number regulator 10-like isoform X1, whose translation is MSMYPAVDEAETYAIQGHNPGGYVIPAPAVPNYGTSHPYAAPYLTGGIRGPLRLQRWSTGLCRCFDDPANCVVTCFCPCITFGQIAEIVSKGTSTCTCEGAIYGALALIGFPCLYSCFYRSKMRAQYELPEAPCMDCLVHFCCEPCALCQEYRELKNRGIDLSIALSSGDILLHLIVTVNLLSKEPLCLVLKSTSNTHMTGAPWQRYCTAPPDANLERTSASVHPCSWCIERAAL
- the LOC130955190 gene encoding LOW QUALITY PROTEIN: uncharacterized protein LOC130955190 (The sequence of the model RefSeq protein was modified relative to this genomic sequence to represent the inferred CDS: inserted 1 base in 1 codon; substituted 1 base at 1 genomic stop codon); this encodes MFSTNTNATSLFFPSSNPTSIFRARASAGDLSFPRFFHSLASAAAVAGGLGAAGGGGASDEVTGGTAARRGGGNEGKMRVKAKEKKWSRNRESYLWDNTDPLPLPMTYPDSSPVSPDEIDKRLQCDPNLEDCKEVVYEWTGKCRSCQGSGYVNYYNKRGKEVTXQMHSLHGNCQVGLTRPRISFAGYVQKITARKDIDVMEDXDNGKPCSRKMSTSFLDFQYSLSKRKYLRKPSRMFSRDKQNSGLKAVFQPNVDEMKQVFDKFDSNRDGKISQQEYKATLRSLGMENMVQEVPNIFRVVDLDGDGYINFKEFMEAQKMGGGVRTIDIQSAFRTFDKNGDGKISAEEIQEMLRRLGERCSLQDCQKMVKAVDTDGDGMVNMDEFMTMMTQSRRVA